From a single Plasmodium coatneyi strain Hackeri chromosome 4, complete sequence genomic region:
- a CDS encoding STE/STE20 protein kinase has translation MFSVEAENTLGYGKKKTSKKFTTHGGVKRLETDKKIKREGKEAHEVDHNEVTNNVPIMFARGMKVGQKKCLMGENGKDNPGEETALSQEAPHLRVNLTSEEADEGTHSTMMNETNVISKITPVAEFLRSSSQEPAWGDNTLVRDKSTMRYSLPRRNISVDCENEGKTSLLVSPSNESNNPLTCYPKGYHRRGCCSHVPPQHFERHISKAVNLTKMKLEKCEGSNSESGEFTNGIFESVKGSMSKDSHLGNTLAKRNIMNWDNNDFALCGNSVVNLEGKLQDDENGVHENEERTKGGETDMSTVRSAESVDDAATHGGIQDRENHQMGNLNNGDAATFDVVKLGNSPIGSHHSDDNILEYKNEEKNWEHSKMEGEACNGINSGSAIRNPVSVEGKSESIGSDIASPEGAEMEGTEKKARTVNIHPIAQGDITHPEEREGKREQTHNALRSNGTERQTLFSADIGKKKMLHSLNEVEIKTDNCTYRCVHHINRAAKVYSNVSTVNFLKNNVIFLRKRRGNNACKKDGNRRSCSSSSRNVKKEGDGKCKDLPKEHGVVQHIRNTILLAPKGTSIFVEKGETNGKFPSRGRKGNSSSDREKGDMVRGDEKEPTSPHLEGTSNRETSPNRLRNESRLMMKQGGERPFVVNGYICDFNEGQSSSHEKVLSSGYSRRMDTMEDQSSPLNWKFNVTDELKGGSSPYSIQNIDVKRKPCVAGQVGLKTDKTPLEKEKNCDNVWNGKKEKRLHFSSVKFGRGGRHSNLATGKTIQYKLFHVHDMFSNTHLGEPKGEEEANMKDRRTNHPFSSVHHRVVTAHDKLTTGVDVTQKVGEEHSPVSRSNHSDHIMNIMSGSKNQRQNDSMRSGHVRNSKNEFCMNGTNYGIISIPNWASRQNIQVSTPSQMNFTRCGGQDVTNKPFCGDQAGSEEKVGQGGNYPPMKETLLDRINKSIFSTNRKNEMDHSCMQLELENIKIKEEDHRRRVKNQNVKDVFPLKSGRTIFPLFTPIRRSDKTKNKKVFHIRNRNGYVVQDSPEMSPTVATNRSNDVHVNEFVKNKLLAKGGGECNFPPNCTTHMREESNVGSSNGFYYDRIEGSNNPYVNNCKRNEDKWRHPLDSLLKNCYKERRNNTTGEKYTNRNFIINRSRNNLKNEYKAFGISEEGTSSAPLANCEGNYTQEHSRGDVLKRSDVDKSCVSGRADQLNKISGSEIDVKDGEMGRTYLDRAQSEYHRTMCEDRENVKELNKQKTETNLCGKNNNPIPEQTERFNFFHSEHDLFNGEKLRLYFSKGKNALHNGIFKIRSEVGIFSIFKNFPFFEEGAKMSDAGGTNQESISYECRYNAELVCRPGGREVRDVAKVSAGAVDGGCTGEEDKNDETGTTAVNSQNGTREVHKIICGTSEVEELVCAGSDDGATGASGQIGSSPRSCSNGSKGRHSWNEFAGGKTSPGEGSQMSALSNQNDEVKDAKGGTLTEEDKCVLRRGDEEGSEISANIVRDDITNAVCETSQVEEKKCALFGKEQSDAFFCPKDGELRTADRANLGCSENLDLKRQKSDPTGSSNEMINNFEKIAERINFILDDTVEFFKKNLYVHNGYGSVKVYKEDTGWLGENTVGKWSRVYKINKVVCKGAHGVVFSAWRGEEGDDTGKQLEEKAEKDAGLEKENEVGEGTKEVEGTAGDSIDKRNDECIDEGNDKDSGQSSDQSSYDEENLVSLKIINLRYLSKENSLKRIMKEVHFLQICNHPNIVKYHESFFWPPCYLVIVCEFLSGGTLFDLYKKCGRITEDVLVHILDDVLKALNYLHNECPLCLVHRDIKPTNIVFSKSGVAKIVDFGSCEKVEDLKLREVVGTLYYISPEILKREKYNCSADIWSLGITIYESVMCALPWKGKKDIEESIKQIVDSSPKINLCSGFSKQFCFFVESCLQNNPEKRAKVAHLLGHKFLTKKRLLRRKPSSIFEIRDILKVNNGKRKNNIFRNFFKNIFFFNDKNKRRRNKALGSKSCEPEMFYQQLKRENFDFFEIKLRDENSRSLDHLHVGETKLGESENEEGGKEGGENGKAEPNVHDDGDAECAEVDVQRMNNLSSNYLDSKEDITKQADAA, from the coding sequence ATGTTCTCAGTTGAAGCGGAAAACACCTTGGggtatggaaaaaagaaaacgagtAAGAAATTTACTACTCATGGGGGGGTTAAGCGATTAGAGACAGACAAAAAgattaaaagggaagggaaggaagcacATGAAGTCGATCATAATGAGGTGACGAATAACGTTCCCATCATGTTTGCGAGGGGGATGAAAGTGGGACAGAAAAAGTGCTTAATGggtgaaaatgggaaagacaACCCAGGCGAAGAAACAGCATTGAGTCAGGAAGCACCTCATTTAAGAGTAAATCTCACAAGTGAAGAGGCTGATGAAGGTACTCATTCGACGATGATGAATGAAACGAATGTGATAAGTAAAATTACACCCGTTGCAGAATTTCTTCGGAGCAGTAGCCAAGAACCCGCCTGGGGTGATAACACCCTTGTAAGGGATAAAAGCACCATGAGGTACTCCCTCCCTCGAAGGAACATCAGTGTTGATTGTGAAAACGAAGGGAAAACAAGCCTCTTGGTGAGTCCCTCGAATGAGTCAAATAACCCTTTGACATGTTACCCCAAAGGATACCATCGCAGAGGTTGCTGTTCGCATGTTCCGCCACAACATTTTGAGCGCCATATTAGTAAAGCGGtaaatttaacaaaaatgaaattggaaaaatgtgaaggaagcAATTCTGAAAGTGGGGAATTCACGAATGGAATTTTCGAAAGTGTGAAGGGATCTATGTCTAAGGattcccatttggggaacACACTCGCAAAGAGGAATATCATGAACTGGGATAACAACGATTTTGCTCTATGTGGAAATAGTGTGGTTAATCTCGAAGGAAAACTACAGGATGATGAAAATGGAGTACACGAAAATGAGGAGCGGACAAAAGGAGGAGAGACCGATATGAGCACAGTTAGGAGTGCCGAATCGGTCGATGACGCTGCAACACACGGGGGGATCCAAGATAGGGAAAATCATCAAATGGGGAATTTAAACAATGGAGATGCAGCAACGTTTGATGTGGTAAAGTTGGGCAATTCCCCTATAGGCAGCCACCACTCAGATGACAACATTTTAGAATATAAAAacgaagagaaaaattgGGAGCActcaaaaatggaaggggaagCATGTAATGGGATAAACAGTGGGAGTGCTATAAGAAACCCTGTTAGCGTAGAAGGCAAAAGTGAGTCTATTGGTTCTGATATAGCATCTCCGGAAGGGGCTGAAATGGAAGGTACAGAAAAGAAGGCCCGTACCGTGAATATACACCCTATCGCACAGGGAGACATCACCCATccagaagaaagggaaggtaaAAGGGAACAAACCCACAACGCACTTCGCAGCAACGGTACAGAACGACAAACTTTATTCAGCGCCGAtatagggaagaagaaaatgttgcATTCCCTAAATGAAGTAGAGATAAAGACGGATAATTGCACTTATCGCTGCGTTCATCACATAAACAGAGCAGCGAAGGTGTATTCCAATGTCAGCacagtaaattttttaaaaaacaatgtgatttttttgaggaaaagaagaggtaacAACGCCTGTAAGAAGGATGGTAACCGGAGGAGCTGCAGCAGTAGCAGTAGGAATGTGAAGAAAGAGGGGGATGGGAAGTGTAAGGACCTACCTAAGGAACATGGTGTAGTACAACATATAAGAAATACTATTTTGCTCGCCCCAAAGGGTACGTCAATATTTGTGGAGAAAGGTGAAACAAATGGGAAGTTCCCAAGTAGGGGGAGAAAGGGCAATTCTTCGAGCGATAGAGAGAAGGGCGACATGGTGCGTGGGGATGAAAAGGAGCCcacttccccccatttggagGGTACATCGAATAGGGAGACGTCACCAAATAGGCTGAGGAATGAAAGCAGGTTAATGATGAAGCAAGGTGGAGAACGCCCTTTTGTCGTAAATGGGTATATATGTGATTTCAATGAGGGTCAAAGCAGTTCCCACGAAAAAGTGCTCTCAAGTGGATACTCACGCAGAATGGACACAATGGAAGATCAGTCGTCCCCCTTAAATTGGAAGTTCAACGTAACGGATGAGCTCAAAGGAGGGTCATCACCATACAGCATACAAAATATTGACGTGAAAAGGAAGCCATGTGTAGCAGGTCAGGTGGGGCTTAAAACGGATAAGACACCattggaaaaagaaaaaaattgtgacaATGTATggaatggaaagaaagaaaaaaggctCCATTTTTCAAGTGTAAAAtttggaagaggaggaagacataGTAACCTAGCGACGGGGAAAACAATACAATATAAGCTATTTCACGTTCATGACATGTTTAGCAATACCCACTTGGGTGAACcgaagggggaagaggaggCGAACATGAAGGACAGAAGGACAAACCATCCTTTTAGCTCAGTTCACCATCGTGTTGTAACCGCACATGACAAGTTGACCACTGGGGTAGACGTAACTCAAAAGGTGGGGGAAGAACATTCCCCCGTGAGCAGATCCAACCATAGTGACCacataatgaatataatgaGTGGGTCGAAAAATCAGCGACAAAATGATAGCATGCGAAGTGGTCATGTTAGGAACAGCAAAAATGAGTTCTGCATGAATGGTACCAATTATGGTATTATAAGTATTCCTAATTGGGCGTCCAGGCAAAACATACAAGTTAGCACCCCCAGCCAAATGAACTTCACCCGTTGTGGTGGACAAGATGTTACTAACAAGCCCTTTTGTGGTGACCAAGCAGGCAGTGAGGAAAAAGTTGGTCAGGGAGGGAATTACCCCCCTATGAAGGAAACCCTGTTGGATCGAATTAACAAATCTATTTTCTCGACGaataggaagaatgaaatggATCACTCCTGCATGCAGTTAGAACtggaaaacataaaaataaaagaagaagatcatCGAAGAAGGGTGAAGAatcaaaatgtgaaggatgTTTTTCCATTAAAAAGCGGCAGAACcatcttccccctctttaCTCCAATACGGAGAAGTgataaaacgaaaaacaaaaaagtgtTTCATATAAGAAATAGAAATGGGTACGTGGTACAAGATTCACCAGAAATGAGCCCCACGGTGGCTACAAATCGGAGTAATGATGTTCATGTAAAtgaatttgtaaaaaataaattgttagctaaaggaggaggggaaTGCAATTTTCCCCCTAATTGTACTACACACATGAGAGAAGAATCAAATGTGGGAAGTTCAAACGGGTTCTACTATGATAGAATAGAAGGGAGTAACAACCCCTATGTGAATAATtgtaaaagaaatgaagacaAGTGGAGACACCCCTTGGACAGCCTTCTTAAGAATTGCtacaaagaaagaagaaacaacacAACTGGCGAGAAGTATACCAACAGAAATTTTATCATTAACAGGAGTAGGAACAATTTGAAGAATGAATATAAAGCGTTTGGCATTAGTGAGGAGGGGACTTCTTCTGCCCCGTTGGCCAACTGTGAGGGGAATTACACTCAAGAGCACAGCAGGGGGGATGTCTTAAAGAGGAGCGACGTTGACAAAAGTTGTGTCTCAGGTAGAGCTGACCAATTAAACAAGATAAGCGGATCGGAAATTGACGTGAAAGATGGCGAGATGGGACGAACCTACTTGGACAGGGCGCAATCGGAATATCATAGAACGATGTGTGAGGATAgggaaaatgtaaaggaaCTGAACAAGCAAAAAACAGAGACAAATTTATGtggcaaaaataataatccCATTCCAGAGCAGACAGAGagatttaatttttttcatagcGAGCATGATTTATTTAACGGGGAGAAATTAAggctttatttttccaaagggaaaaatgccCTACATAATgggatttttaaaataaggaGCGAAGTTGGGATAttctcaatttttaaaaatttcccctttttcgaGGAAGGGGCGAAAATGAGTGATGCGGGGGGGACCAACCAGGAATCGATTTCGTATGAATGTAGATATAACGCCGAGTTGGTTTGTCGCCCGGGGGGGAGGGAAGTGCGGGATGTTGCGAAAGTTTCGGCGGGTGCGGTCGATGGAGGATGCACTGGTGAGGAGGACAAGAATGATGAGACTGGGACAACTGCAGTGAATTCGCAGAATGGAACTCGTGAGGTACATAAGATCATTTGTGGCACGAGCGAAGTGGAGGAGCTCGTGTGTGCAGGATCGGACGACGGAGCAACGGGCGCGAGTGGCCAAATAGGTAGCAGCCCTAGAAGTTGTAGTAACGGTAGTAAGGGTAGACACTCGTGGAACGAGTTCGCCGGAGGAAAAACATCCCCGGGGGAAGGCTCACAAATGAGTGCACTGAGTAACCAAAACGACGAAGTGAAGGacgcaaaggggggaactCTTACCGAGGAGGACAAGTGCGTACTACGAAGGGGTGACGAAGAAGGCAGCGAAATTAGCGCCAACATTGTGAGGGACGATATTACAAACGCAGTGTGCGAAACGAGTCAGGtcgaagaaaagaaatgtgcTTTGTTTGGCAAGGAACAGAGTGACGCTTTTTTCTGCCCCAAAGATGGAGAGCTAAGAACGGCGGACAGGGCCAACTTGGGATGCAGCGAAAACCTTGATTTGAAGAGGCAAAAAAGTGATCCCACAGGAAGCTCAAATGAGATGATTAATAATTTCGAGAAGATTGCCGAAAGGATCAACTTCATTTTAGATGATACCGTGGagttttttaagaaaaatttatacgTCCATAATGGGTATGGCTCTGTAAAGGTATACAAAGAAGACACGGGGTGGTTAGGAGAGAACACAGTGGGTAAGTGGTCTCGAGTGTACAAAATTAATAAGGTGGTTTGTAAGGGGGCTCATGGGGTGGTGTTTTCCGCGtggaggggggaggaaggggaTGATACTGGTAAGCAGCTTGAAGAGAAGGCAGAAAAAGACGCAGGcctggagaaggaaaacgaaGTAGGCGAGGGAACCaaagaagtggaaggaaCAGCGGGGGATAGCATCGATAAAAGGAACGATGAGTGCATCGATGAAGGCAACGATAAAGACAGCGGTCAAAGCAGCGATCAGAGCAGCTATGACGAAGAGAATTTGGTGAGCCTGAAAATTATTAACTTGCGCTATTTAAGTAAAGAAAACAGTCTGAAGAGAATCATGAAGGAGGTGCATTTCTTGCAAATTTGCAACCACCCTAATATTGTTAAGTACCATGAATCCTTTTTCTGGCCTCCCTGCTACCTGGTCATAGTGTGTGAGTTCCTCTCAGGGGGAACATTATTcgatttatataaaaagtgtgGAAGGATAACTGAAGATGTGTTGGTGCACATTTTAGACGACGTATTAAAGGCGTTAAATTATTTGCATAACGAATGCCCCTTATGTTTAGTGCATAGGGACATCAAACCGACGAATATCGTTTTTTCGAAAAGTGGAGTGGCAAAGATAGTAGACTTCGGATCTTGCGAAAAGGTAGAAGATCTAAAATTGCGTGAAGTTGTGGGAACTCTTTATTATATTTCTCCAGAAATTTTGAAGAGAGAAAAGTATAACTGCTCAGCAGACATCTGGTCGTTAGGAATAACTATATACGAAAGTGTTATGTGTGCATTGCcatggaaagggaaaaaagataTTGAGGAATCTATAAAACAGATTGTGGATTCCTCTCCTAAAATTAATCTCTGCTCCGGTTTTAGCAAACAGTTCTGCTTCTTTGTTGAGTCGTGTTTGCAAAATAATCctgaaaaaagggcaaaggTTGCACATCTACTTGgtcataaatttttaacgAAAAAGAGACTCCTACGGAGGAAACCGAGTTCCATTTTCGAAATTAGGGATATTCTCAAAGTGAACAatgggaagaggaaaaataatatttttcgaaattttttcaaaaatatttttttctttaatgaTAAGAACAAACGGAGAAGGAACAAAGCTTTGGGCTCTAAGTCCTGCGAACCGGAAATGTTTTACCAGCAATTAAAACGAGAAAACTTTGACTTCTTCGAAATTAAGTTGCGAGACGAAAACAGCAGGTCTCTGGACCACTTGCACGTGGGTGAGACGAAGCTGGGGGAATCTGAAAACGAAGAGGGCGGCAAGGAAGGCggcgaaaatggaaaagcagAGCCAAATGTGCATGACGACGGTGACGCAGAATGCGCAGAGGTAGATGTCCAACGGATGAATAACCTTTCCTCAAACTATCTCGATTCAAAGGAGGACATAACGAAGCAGGCTGATGCTGCCTAG
- a CDS encoding Palmitoyltransferase, with the protein MESYAILGQYCRVGYDRIFSVLLFVSGALSFLACSLSDPGKISHTSLDKHLKFYPYDEVIFHQNNKCSTCQMLKPARSKHCKYCLSCISRYDHHCFLLNNCIGGYNSIYYLIFICTNATIAFHSFYITFRCLYNIIKYENLLEATFIHKGSNQEMPNSCVTIVRYLFSKCTPTFSVFVVSLLSASLLALLFSHEIYLNFCVNITNNEKKKYVSLKGDTPVNRQFYNKGFIKNVQDVLFYKKNVEEFFKKNS; encoded by the exons ATGGAGT CATACGCTATCTTAGGGCAGTATTGTCGCGTGGGCTACGATAG aattttttccgttcTACTTTTCGTAAGTGGTGCTTTATCTTTTCTTGCATGCTCCCTAAGTGACCCGG GCAAAATATCCCATACGTCGCTGGATAAACACCTCAAATTTTACCCCTACGACGAAGTCATTTTTCACCAAAACAACAAATGCAGCACTTGTCAGATGTTGAA ACCTGCGCGAAGTAAACACTGTAAATATTGCTTGTCATGTATATCTCGCTACGACCACCACTGCTTTCTGTTAAACAATTGTATCGGCGGATATAACAGCATTTATTACcttattttcatttgcaCAAATGCTACAATTgcctttcattccttctacaTAA CTTTTCGCTGCCTATATAACATCATCAAATATGAAAACCTTCTCGAAG CCACGTTTATACACAAGGGGAGCAACCAGGAGATGCCGAATTCCTGCGTAACGATCGTTCGG TACCTGTTTTCCAAATGCACCCCCACCTTCTCCGTGTTTGTGGTATCCCTGCTTAGCGCCTCCCTTTTAGCGCTCCTTTTTTCGCatgaaatttatttaaacTTCTGCGTGAACATCACCAacaatgagaagaaaaagtacgtCAGTTTGAAGGGCGATACTCCTGTGAATAGGCAGTTTTACAATAAAG gGTTCATAAAAAACGTGCAGGACGTGttgttttacaaaaaaaacgtggaggagttttttaaaaaaaattcataa